In Halobaculum sp. MBLA0147, the genomic window ATGGATCATCAAGAGGCAGATAACCGTGCCACAGACGTATCAACAGAGAATGCAAGCAATGGCCCGAGCAATCGCCCAACGTACCCCGAGCGCGGTGGTATTGATGTCTTCGACTCGCTACTGGTTCGTCAACCGATTGCTAACGGGCAGATCGAGGCCGTCAGGAAGCTGCTAACAGACTGGGCGACGAATAATGCTGACGGCGATGTCCACACGCTATTGCCGGTTAACAGCGTGACGCTAGTGACGCTGTTTCTCGACAGCGGTGGGTTCGGCTGGACCGACGAGCCTGAACATGACCCACAGCGTGGCGACGCACTGCTGTGGTATATTGAGGTGGTTGATACAGACACCGAGGCATGGATGAAGCCGAACGCAACCATCCGGGCTGCGTCCCCGCTGTTTGAGCGTGGATTGACAGACTTGCTTACGGGTGAGGTGATGATCCACGCTGACGGTTGTGATACCCACCGGTATGTAACCCACCTAACCAACCCCCACCGGCAGACACGGTATGCCGACACCGTCGGGCAGTCGCTTGTCGCACCTATTGCTGGTGACGAATTACCGATACCGATTGTGATCACCTCCCTTGCGTTGAACGCCGGACCCACCAGCACCTTGGTCGCACGAGCCGTTGACTTCGTCAACTGGGTCAAACAGTTCGACCGTGTACAGTCTTGGGCTCGAAATAAAACGGACACAGCTGAAGCGGAGGGGATGTACACCGAATCACTGTTGCTAGAAGCGGTTGGTGGCCGCCAGGTGGTTCACTACTATATGGAGACCGAAGATATGGACCGGCTCTACGAGGCTTTCTACGAGTCCGATGATTGGGAAGCACGATTCTCTGAGTGGCTACTGCGGCGGGTGCTAGAAAATCCTGAGACATTCCTTGAACCACCGCTGAAGACGGATTGCGAGGTACTGCTTCACGCCGTTGATCCTGAACGGCCCTGATTTCTATACCAGTCCAACCCGCAAGGGCTGGTATGCACGCTGCCCGAATCGCACTGGAAATCCCGGCTGAGGATCTTCATCCGATGCATGAGTTCGTCTGCGAATCACCGGCGATTGATCAAGAGACCATCCTTGAACGGGACGCTGGTGGTGGGGTGACGACGCTGTTGCTCCACGTAGCAGGAGACCGCCAACGCTACGAACAGACCATCGACGAGGTCCCTCAGGTTGAGGAGTGGACGACTACTAAGTTTGAGGACGAGGGTTTCTACGTCTATGTCCGAACACAGTTGCGCACCCGCGAGCAGCAGTACCGACAGGCACTGGACCGTGACGCCGTACTTGTAGTGCCACCGGTTGAGCTGCGTTCGGACCGAACCGTCAGGCAGACCATCGTCGGCCAGGGCGATAGTCTCTCTGCGGCTATTGAGGCGCTCCCAGACAACGTTGACATTGAGGTGCTTCGAACTGGTACCTACAACCGTTCACGTGGTGCCCGAGTAAGCAGCCGTCAGCGAGAGGCACTCATCGCAGCGTGGGAGGCCGGCTACTATGAAGTCCCTCGTGAAGGCGATATCGAGGCGGTTGCTGGGGCACTGGACTGTGCCACGTCGACGGCTTCAGACCTGCTCCGACGGGCTGAACGACAAATCGTAGCGGCCACACTGGACAAACGTTTGTGATAACTTCAGGCCCCCACTGCGACCAGACCACGCCTGACAGGGCTCAACGTCTATTGCACGTCTAATAGCGACTGGCTTGGTGTAGATATCATTTTGGAAAATGAAAACATAAATAAAATTTAAGAACTTATTGAAAATAACCATAGTATATATTTGCGTAATATATAATCAAATCTTAATTCTTTTATTGGACAGACGTTCATCCATATGAGTTCTATCGGCGATGTATAGGGCGATATTGGCAATTCCTAGCACGGCGATACCGCTAATCCCCTGTATCCCAATTACTATGTTGGTACCACCGGTGAGTAGTAGTAGTGGTACTGCCGCTACGCTGTTAAGTGTTCCGTGCGCAAGCGATGGACCAATCGTAGACTGTGTCCGGTAACGAAGATATCCAAAGATTGGCGAAAGTGATATTGTGAACAATATCATCAGAAGCATCCCGAGGTATGGGTGGTTAGGGTAGTTGTGGCCTGCAAGTATTAGTGGTGCGTGCCAGAGTCCCCACACAATTCCGACGGCCACTGACCCCTTCCAGAACCCATAGGTATCCAGTTCCGGTTGTAGTAGGCCCCGCCAGCCCACCTCCTCCCCAGCGGCAAATCCGGTGTTAATTACTGCCCCGAAGAGCATTCCCCGGCTGAACAAGACGGCAGTGGCTGCGATCGGTGACCCTGCTGAAATGCCAGACTGCTCAAAGAGTGCGGG contains:
- a CDS encoding helix-turn-helix domain-containing protein, with translation MHAARIALEIPAEDLHPMHEFVCESPAIDQETILERDAGGGVTTLLLHVAGDRQRYEQTIDEVPQVEEWTTTKFEDEGFYVYVRTQLRTREQQYRQALDRDAVLVVPPVELRSDRTVRQTIVGQGDSLSAAIEALPDNVDIEVLRTGTYNRSRGARVSSRQREALIAAWEAGYYEVPREGDIEAVAGALDCATSTASDLLRRAERQIVAATLDKRL
- a CDS encoding lysostaphin resistance A-like protein, which translates into the protein MNRSRVILYIGLLVPQMGFAAVALQVLNVPLVIITPVYMFTPAVAAVGANLLMRDSLSNLGLTVSLNRWYMVAWILPPALTAVTIFVGLSLPGINLSFTPALFEQSGISAGSPIAATAVLFSRGMLFGAVINTGFAAGEEVGWRGLLQPELDTYGFWKGSVAVGIVWGLWHAPLILAGHNYPNHPYLGMLLMILFTISLSPIFGYLRYRTQSTIGPSLAHGTLNSVAAVPLLLLTGGTNIVIGIQGISGIAVLGIANIALYIADRTHMDERLSNKRIKI